The bacterium genome includes a region encoding these proteins:
- the rph gene encoding ribonuclease PH: MRLDGRSADQLRPVTITRNFNKYAEGSCLIEMGDTKVICTASIEEKVPPFLKNSGQGWVTAEYGMLPRSCETRTQRDITRGQINGRSQEIQRLVGRSVRSVTDMTAFGERTIWLDCDVIQADGGTRTASITGAFIAFLDACAVLKKENICKKLPFTDLMAAISVGVVMNEELLDLNYKEDSNASVDMNVVMTASGRIIEIQSTAEGAPFTRNRFNNLLDLAVKGTGELTRLIKEKMADIL, from the coding sequence ATTCGACTAGACGGCCGTTCTGCCGACCAGCTCAGGCCAGTCACGATAACTCGCAACTTCAACAAATATGCAGAGGGAAGCTGCCTGATAGAGATGGGCGACACAAAAGTCATCTGCACAGCTTCCATCGAAGAGAAAGTGCCTCCATTCTTGAAGAACTCAGGCCAGGGGTGGGTGACTGCCGAATATGGCATGCTGCCGCGTTCATGCGAGACCAGGACCCAGCGCGACATAACTAGGGGTCAGATAAATGGCCGCTCTCAGGAAATTCAGAGGCTCGTCGGGCGATCAGTCAGATCGGTCACCGATATGACTGCCTTCGGTGAGCGGACGATCTGGCTCGACTGTGACGTTATTCAGGCCGATGGCGGCACGCGGACCGCATCCATCACCGGAGCATTCATAGCGTTTCTGGATGCATGTGCAGTACTCAAGAAAGAAAATATCTGCAAAAAACTGCCATTCACCGACCTGATGGCTGCCATCAGTGTCGGGGTTGTGATGAACGAGGAGCTTCTCGACCTCAACTATAAAGAAGACTCCAATGCCTCAGTTGACATGAATGTGGTGATGACCGCATCGGGCAGGATTATCGAGATCCAGTCCACAGCCGAGGGCGCTCCATTTACCCGCAATCGTTTCAACAACCTGCTTGACCTGGCTGTGAAGGGCACGGGAGAGCTGACCAGGCTCATCAAAGAGAAGATGGCCGACATACTGTGA
- a CDS encoding GerMN domain-containing protein — MAKRKSKSLSFSWTIILALVVFGAAASATYYLSSGIGKGVKKPESKPVVENHTTITEVPERKVVIYLPVSEKNRFYLVPATRTTELKGDILSVAIKVLLATNGESGEAGKLIPKGTRLLVPVKVSKEVAALDLSKEFVDNFSGGSTQEALVLNSIAHTLVENSGGKVRKVQILVEGNPVESLGGHFELTDPIEADSTLLKPDK; from the coding sequence ATGGCTAAGCGAAAATCAAAATCGTTGAGTTTTAGCTGGACAATTATCCTGGCTCTTGTTGTTTTCGGTGCGGCGGCTTCGGCGACGTATTACTTATCCAGCGGCATAGGTAAAGGGGTAAAGAAACCTGAAAGCAAACCTGTGGTAGAAAATCATACTACGATTACAGAGGTTCCCGAGCGCAAAGTAGTAATATATCTGCCTGTAAGTGAGAAAAACAGGTTTTATCTCGTTCCGGCGACTAGAACCACGGAGCTTAAAGGTGATATACTGAGCGTGGCCATAAAGGTGCTTCTTGCCACCAACGGTGAAAGTGGCGAGGCAGGAAAGCTGATCCCCAAGGGGACAAGGCTGCTTGTTCCAGTCAAAGTTTCCAAAGAGGTAGCGGCGCTTGATCTGAGCAAAGAGTTTGTGGACAACTTCTCCGGCGGTTCGACCCAAGAGGCGCTGGTTTTGAATTCCATTGCTCATACGCTCGTTGAAAACAGTGGCGGGAAAGTGCGCAAGGTGCAAATTCTTGTGGAAGGAAATCCGGTGGAATCCCTCGGTGGGCATTTCGAGCTTACCGATCCCATAGAGGCTGATTCCACTTTGTTGAAACCGGACAAATAG
- the murI gene encoding glutamate racemase yields the protein MIGVFDSGLGGLSVAAKIMEAYPKEQIVYFADNAHVPYGERPLDEIRGFALDITAHLITKGAKTVVMACNMSSAVALEASQNRFPDVPILGVIEPGAKAAIGVAGEAPIGVLATSGTVKSGAYEKSIHKLDSQKKVIQQACPEFVPLVESGRADSEEAEAAARDYVAPLIGEGCRTIILGCTHYPFLRRAIESAAGRDIIIVDPAVETTQTLGKILVEQGMAAYRLDAPHVFSASGDTAGFAALGSIFLGRTIDKVEKITIAHAVETAVKIE from the coding sequence TTGATAGGTGTTTTTGATTCGGGTCTTGGCGGGCTGTCTGTTGCCGCAAAGATCATGGAGGCATACCCAAAAGAGCAGATAGTCTACTTTGCCGATAACGCGCATGTGCCCTATGGCGAGCGACCTCTGGATGAGATCAGGGGATTTGCGCTCGATATCACCGCACATTTGATCACAAAAGGCGCGAAAACTGTGGTTATGGCGTGCAATATGTCGAGCGCTGTTGCTCTGGAAGCTTCACAAAATCGGTTCCCGGATGTGCCTATTCTTGGAGTGATAGAACCTGGGGCAAAGGCTGCGATTGGTGTCGCGGGTGAAGCGCCGATAGGCGTGCTTGCCACAAGCGGAACTGTCAAAAGCGGCGCATATGAAAAGTCGATCCATAAACTCGATTCGCAGAAAAAAGTGATCCAACAGGCCTGCCCTGAATTCGTGCCTTTGGTGGAATCCGGCAGAGCAGACAGTGAAGAAGCAGAAGCTGCCGCGCGAGACTATGTTGCGCCGCTCATCGGCGAAGGATGCCGGACTATCATTCTGGGCTGCACTCATTACCCATTCCTGCGCCGAGCCATAGAGTCTGCCGCGGGGCGTGACATCATTATTGTCGATCCGGCGGTTGAGACCACTCAGACACTGGGCAAAATTCTTGTTGAGCAAGGTATGGCTGCTTACAGGCTTGATGCCCCGCATGTTTTCAGTGCAAGCGGGGATACGGCTGGTTTCGCAGCCCTTGGCAGCATATTTCTCGGAAGAACTATTGATAAGGTCGAAAAGATTACAATCGCTCATGCGGTCGAAACCGCAGTAAAAATAGAATAA
- a CDS encoding XTP/dITP diphosphatase — translation MVIATKNPGKVKEMAEILADMPYDIVSLSDYPDAPEVEETGSTFVENATIKAKAYAEYTGELTLADDSGLEVDALEGAPGVYSSRFAPTDAQRISKLLGLMKDVLDDKRTARFRCAVAIAEPAGGVKTCEGKIEGTIAYEPRGSNGFGYDPVFIVIELGRHMAELESGEKNTISHRGRALAEAKKLLAN, via the coding sequence CTGGTCATAGCAACAAAGAATCCAGGCAAGGTCAAGGAGATGGCCGAGATATTGGCCGATATGCCCTACGATATCGTCTCACTTTCAGACTATCCCGATGCGCCTGAGGTCGAGGAGACCGGCTCGACGTTTGTCGAGAACGCCACAATCAAAGCAAAGGCTTACGCCGAATATACGGGCGAACTAACATTGGCGGACGATTCGGGTCTGGAAGTTGACGCGCTTGAGGGTGCGCCCGGTGTATATTCAAGCCGGTTTGCCCCTACGGATGCCCAGCGCATCTCCAAACTCCTCGGCCTTATGAAAGACGTGCTGGACGATAAACGCACTGCTCGCTTCAGATGTGCCGTGGCAATTGCCGAGCCTGCAGGTGGTGTAAAGACGTGTGAGGGCAAAATCGAGGGCACTATTGCATATGAACCGCGCGGCTCCAATGGTTTCGGTTATGACCCGGTCTTTATAGTAATCGAGCTTGGCAGGCATATGGCCGAACTTGAGTCAGGTGAAAAGAACACGATTTCCCACAGGGGCAGGGCGCTTGCTGAAGCTAAAAAACTGCTGGCGAATTAA
- a CDS encoding GNAT family N-acetyltransferase, with amino-acid sequence MKESDFYKNLPRLETERLIIRKYTLEDVDDYFVFSSDPEVTKFLRWGPHPNQDYTREYILGVLDNYSDGKDSPWGIEHKAGKKIIGSVHIMQLDLFHKKAQIGFVLAKTYWGRGYMAEAVDKVFEYCFTRMQLNRIEGFCIPENHAGARVMAKIGMKLEGILRQYQYQKSDFWDFQIFSVLKSDYEALLA; translated from the coding sequence ATGAAAGAGTCTGATTTTTACAAAAACCTGCCGCGCTTGGAAACAGAGCGCTTAATAATCAGGAAATACACTTTGGAAGATGTAGATGATTATTTCGTCTTCTCATCTGATCCAGAGGTTACCAAATTCTTACGTTGGGGACCGCATCCGAATCAGGATTATACTCGTGAATATATTCTGGGAGTGCTCGACAATTATTCCGATGGTAAAGACAGCCCATGGGGAATTGAGCATAAAGCCGGAAAGAAGATTATAGGAAGCGTTCATATCATGCAGCTCGATCTATTCCACAAAAAAGCTCAGATCGGCTTTGTGCTTGCAAAAACTTATTGGGGCCGTGGATATATGGCCGAAGCCGTCGACAAAGTCTTTGAATATTGCTTTACCAGGATGCAGCTTAACCGAATCGAAGGGTTTTGTATCCCCGAAAATCATGCTGGCGCACGAGTAATGGCAAAGATCGGCATGAAACTCGAAGGAATACTGAGGCAGTATCAATATCAAAAATCGGATTTTTGGGATTTTCAAATATTCTCGGTTCTAAAATCGGATTACGAAGCTCTCTTGGCATAA